TCGTACGTACGCTTGCGGAATGGAGACGGGGAGCCCGGAGACCGCGGGCGAAACGCGAGGCGAACCGCACGACGAACCGCACGACGAGCCGGTGTGGAGGGGGCTGCCGAGGGACCTGCTGCGGATGCGCCGGCTGCTGCTGATGGTCTGGCTGGTGCCGCTGGCGCTCGGTGCCGGGCTGCTGCCCGGCCTGCTCGCCGGGCCCGCCTGGGCGGCCTTCGCGCTGCTGCCGCTCGGCCTGCTGCTGTGGGGCTGGCGGATGCTGGGCCGCAACTGGGCCTCCTGGCGGTACGCCGAGCGCGCCGACGACCTGCTGATCAGCAAGGGCGTCCTGTGGCGCGAGGAGACGATCGTGCCGTATGGGCGGATGCAGCTGGTCGAGGTGACGTCGGGGCCCGTCGCACGGCACTTCGGGCTGGCGAGCGTGCAGCTGCACACGGCCGCCGCCGCGAGCGACGCGCTCATCCCGGGCCTCGAACCGGCCGAGGCGGAACGGCTGCGGGACCGGCTCACCGAGCTCGGCCAGGCCCGATCGGCGGGGCTGTGACGACCCCCGACGCCGAGACGGACGTACCGACGGAGGCCGGCAGACCGCCGGTCGTCGAGCAGCGGCTGCATCCCGTCACCCCGCTCCGGCGTGCGTGGGCGCCGGTCGCCGTGGTCATCGGGTGGGCCGTGCACGACCCCGACCAGGCGCAGCGCCAGCTGACCCGACTGACCACCACGACCCTGCTGCTCGGCCTCGCCGTATGCCTGGTCGGGGGCGCCCTGTACGGCTTTCTGACCTGGTGGTTCACCCACTTCGCGGTGACCGACAACGAACTGCGCATCCGTACCGGCCTGTTGTTCCGGCGCACCGCGCACATCCGGCTCGAACGCATCCAG
This genomic interval from Streptomyces sp. B21-083 contains the following:
- a CDS encoding PH domain-containing protein; translated protein: METGSPETAGETRGEPHDEPHDEPVWRGLPRDLLRMRRLLLMVWLVPLALGAGLLPGLLAGPAWAAFALLPLGLLLWGWRMLGRNWASWRYAERADDLLISKGVLWREETIVPYGRMQLVEVTSGPVARHFGLASVQLHTAAAASDALIPGLEPAEAERLRDRLTELGQARSAGL